The genomic region TGGCGATCAGCTCCTCGAGGACCTTGTCGACCGTGCCGTAGTTCTCCAGCTTGTCGCGGATCCGCATCGCCTCGGTCAGCGGGCCGTAGACGCGCTCCTCCACCTCGCGATAGAAGTCGGCGCCGATCTCCTTCTTCGGGATCTCGATCTTGCGCTTGCCCGCGTCGCGCGCGAGCGCGTCGATGGCGGCGACGATCTCGCGGATGGCCGCGTGCGCCGCTTCAAGGGCGCGCACCATCTCTTCCTCGGTCACTTCCTTCGCGCCCGCTTCGACCATGACGATCGCGTCCCGGCTGCCGGCGACGACCAGGTCGAGGCGGCTCTGCTTCCGCTGCTCGTACGTGGGATTGATCGTGTACGCGCCGTCGATCAGGCCGACGCGCACGCCGGCGATCGTCTTCTGGAACGGGATCTCGGAAAGCGCGACCGCGGCGGATGCGCCCGTGATCGCGAGCACGTCGGAATCGGTGGCCGAGTCGGCCGAGAGCACGAGGGCGATGATCTGCGTCTCGTAGCGCCAGCCGGCGGGGAACAGCGGGCGGTGCGGCCGGTCGATCAGGCGGCTCGTGAGCACTTCCTTCTCGCTCGGCTTTCCCTCGCGCTTGAAGAAGCCCCCAGGAATCCGGCCCGATGCATAGGTGTATTCGCGGTAGTCGACCGTCAGCGGGAGGAAATCGATCCCCTCGCGCGGGTTGGCGGCATGGCAGGCTGTCACGAGCACCATGGTGTCACCCTGGCGCACCACAACCGAGCCGTCGGCCTGTTTGGCCAGGCGGCCGGTCTCGATCGACAACGTCTGCCCGCCCACTGTCACGTCACGTGTGTGCATAAATCCTCAGATGCTCTGGAGGCGCAGGGCGGGACGGCCGCACCGGGTGCGGCGCCCGCCGGGTGCCGCTACTTGCGGATGCCAAGACGGCGGATCAAATCGCCGTAGCGGTCGGCGTCCTTGCCCTTCAGGTAGTCGAGCAGGCGGCGGCGCTGGCCCACCAGCTTCAACAGGCCGCGACGCGAGTGGTGGTCCTTCGCGTGCGTCTTGAAGTGCTCCGTCAGGTAATTGATGCGTTCGCTGAGAATGGCGACCTGGACTTCCGGCGAGCCGGTGTCCGAGTCGTGTGTGCGGTACGAACCGATAATCTCGGTCTTGCGATCCTTGCTGAGTGCCACGTGTCCTCCACGCGCGGTCCAGAGGGCAGCTGCCGTACCAGACCGCCGTTGTTTACTCCAAGTAACAGAACATTTTAGCTCAGAACGACCACCGGCTGCAAAGAACCGCCGGGGGTGGTCCGGGCCAGCGCCACCAGGCGCCCGTCGGCTGAAAACAGGCGGCTGAGCGCCCCCTCCGGCGCGATCATCCCCTCGCGTGACCGCCCGTCCGACGGCCCGAGCGCGTTGCCGTGGCACGCCCGCCGCGTGCCCGCCTCCGACAGCTCAAAGACCGGCAGCTCCGGCAGGAGGTCCT from Acidobacteriota bacterium harbors:
- the rpsO gene encoding 30S ribosomal protein S15, which encodes MALSKDRKTEIIGSYRTHDSDTGSPEVQVAILSERINYLTEHFKTHAKDHHSRRGLLKLVGQRRRLLDYLKGKDADRYGDLIRRLGIRK